One Fundulus heteroclitus isolate FHET01 chromosome 8, MU-UCD_Fhet_4.1, whole genome shotgun sequence genomic window, aaaagttatccctcgagccttGACGTAGATAGTCcctcaatttaaacaaaaataagccgcacagtgctgaggcatcgttagtgtgttcagcttgaatcagcaggatttggtagcaggtcgaccgccccaagatggcggccgtaattcctgcggtCCATGTCAATGCGGGGTCCACATTGACATGGGTCCACAttgacagtcaatgcggggtccaCTGTGATATTATGTCTATGCACGGACCCCCCCATAAAAACACATTGCAATGTGAACAGAGGGCGTTGTTACCTAACAAATGCACAGCTTCTGGGTTTCTTCTGTTTAATGGACATACGGCTACGAGTTGTTTCACCCTTCTGTCCGACTGATTTTACTAGAAACCCAGTCTGGATGAGGTTTTTACACAGAGGGTGGCAGCAATGCGCTCATTTAGTTAGAAATAGCCGCTAAATGCCATCTACAGCAACGGTGAATAATTAAGAATTACTCACGGGGGgttgttgcaaaaaaaatcaagttaattgttttttgttaaagttgTGTTTACGTTGGAACTTCCTAGGAGCCGCATCCCAGCCCAGAAGGTGGCGGTAAAACATTTGAAAGCTATTTGTCAACCACTAATAGACACAAGACGAAGAAAGGCAGCGTCGGGTCGCGTTTGAGATATGGCTGGAAGACAGGGAGCTGATGATCTGTTCGACAGTATTTTATTCGCGGATGAAAGGTGGGTCTGCACTGCTTCAGGGGTCCTCTGTTGAGAGCTGCTGGTTACTTAGGATCTATATTTTCTTTGTAGTAAAGGTAACGGAGGAGTTCATAGAAGTTTCGCCCTGTCGCTTCATACCTCGACGACTTTTTCCAGAATGTGAAAGCCGACCTAAACAATACAGGCTTCAAGCAAGTCTTCTAATTTCGGAAATATTCTTGTTTCGGTTTAATGTTAATCTACTGCTGGGTTCCAATGAGTCATATCCAGCAGTCCAGCTGGGTTGCTTTCTGTAGACCAGTTTGTTGGCCgcagtttggacctgtcctTGTCGATGAGCTCGGTTATTCAGCTGGAGTTGGGGAAGTTTTTACACCAACGGATGTCGGATCTGCTGAGAAGAAGCTATTGTTTTTTATGGCCTGGGCCAGCCCCTTACTGGATGGAAACCTCTTCTTGGGTCTGACGCAGCTTCCTCAGCTGTGAACCATGgccagacccggctgcagaaacaaattaaaggggggcacactttaaaaaaacaaagaaacattttatatgcttcaggctgaacagtggctctgtgaccactcctacagtgctgaGGGGAACAAAATCTCAATAAGatccaaaaatctaaaaaaacaaaaaaagcagtaGTGTAGTGTTGCCAAATTAGTAAAGTTTCCACCCAATTTGACTTCTTTTGAACACGTTGAGCTGacaaaatagcttatgggccaGTTGCACAAATtcgggaagcttttcacaacatttctCGGATATTTAGAAATAACAACATATATTAAAATAGTTGTCATTGTGTGGCAGATAACTAAAAACTTCTGCATTTTAATATATCtccttgaactcattttactatttaatttatttttataaatgagTATAATCTGTTGAATCTGACATCGCCAATGAATAATAGCTATGATGAATAATATTGatagttataataaaacaataacagtATAATGGTTAATTGTCACTATACTCTGTAAGAGAAATTAAGtctatattaaggtagatttacaactcatgttgggaagctatttataaaagttgtttttttttttccccggttGCTATAACTTCATTGTTAaattgatcttgtgtgttatttggttgagctgattgcacattttgtggGGAGTCTATgcgcaaagttttttttctttgcttgagtgcagttgtgtgctaatggcatctTATTTGTTTAATAGTTCTATGCTTTTAACACGAGAGGAGTTGAGATTTGGGCCACCCCACACAACCAAAACAGATGGTGAGCTAGCCGAGCCTCGACGTCTCTCAGTCTGTccgaattttatttaaaatgttgctttatcatcttttactatattctaattaattaatcagccaaatgtttaactttatgttgaaatatatcactaAACAAAATTCATTGATGACAAATACTATTTGTGTgatttttgcaaaacattttccaacTTAAACACTAACCCTGTAACTTTCTGAGCAAAACTTGAATCGGTTTATTTGTAGAGAATGAGAATAATGAACTGCCCAAACACTGACATTGGATATCTGAATAATTTTTCATAGCGGAATGCCAGCAGGAGTTGGAAAGACGTTCTCTCTCGGAATACTGAGCCCAGACACCCCCAGGAAGCTGGGAGCCAGTGGTAGTCTGCGGGCTAGCCGGCTGCGGTCCTAGCACATCCGagcgttttttaaaatcaaacgaTATGTCAACAAACTGAGTAGACATTTCAGTTTAACATGGCTAACTTCTCacctaaaaactttttaaaagttacttttatgtcacaGCGTAATAAATCCAaactttattcacagcttttcactccCCTCCATCATTGCTGTTTCCAGTTAAAAAAGTTCTATTCAACCCGCAATGAATCGTGGGATAGGATTTGCCATGAAGGATACACTGTACCCATCCTTCAAATTGGGGAAAAGAAGGACAAATTTATCGACCACATGTGAAGGAGTCTTTGAAGGATTTGTGAATTGGGACAGCCTTTATCGCTGCACTGTGATGTAACCGGCCTACAAATGTGTCCTCAaaaggatgcagcccctgaattgaGAAGGGCCCTCTGTAGGTTACGAATGTATGACCCAGTGACCCGCCCCTCTCTAGCTATAATTGTCTGGCATGTtcccttcagtcgttgatttaattggttgaattgtatgagTGACAAATCAAAGATAGGAATAGTAGAAAGTTGGCCACTTCgagccaaaacaaaacccagctTCCAGTCCAAGGCGGGCATGGCTGGCTCCACGGGCGGGCACAGCTCCCCGAATGTCCGCCTATGCCGCCGGGACTGGCCATGGttgactgttttatttttatttttaaaaggtctTGGGCTGCCCACATGTCCACAAAACAGATCTAGGATGTCAAGTAAATCCATTGAGGTCAGTTTATTTGGAGCAAACCATAAACAGCGGTTCTGCCCTCTGGTAACCCTAACCTTACCCAAACACTGGATAAGCAACTAAAACCGAGAGACCAGCAGAGGTGTCTGCAGACTGTCAGAACCGGCACATCCAAACGGAGAATTCCATGCAGGAACAAGCACTTTTAGAATCAGACTTTTTTCTGTTGCTGATTAAAAAGCTTATACCTTTTTTCCAGGTTCCGTGGTGAGGGTTACCAGGAGGGGTTTGAGAAGGGGACCAGCAGGGGTCTGCAGAACGGTCGTAGGCATGGTGCATCCCACGGAGCCAGACTGGCATCTGAGGTGAGGAGGCTGAAAATTGCTCTATTTCAGTGAAGCACCTGATCAGGTGTCCTGATGAACCTTCATTCCCCGGGGCCAAGTTGCATCTAAATTACAGTGGCGTGTCTAACTACCCACACATCTGAATGTGTTTCCTTCAAATACTACCGCTCAATGACTGCCTCAATTCTGAACTTTCCTCTCAATAAGATTTTCTAGGACATGGTTAGCAAGCGTCTCATCCCTAGTAGGGATGGGGCCAATCCTATCCAGCATCGGTATCGGGCTCCGATACAAACGTGTTTTATGGATCGGAAAAGTCCGATCCAGCCCGCGCACATTTCCAGTCCATAAGCTGCGTCTGTGGTTTAAGGTTTTCTGCTTAAAAGTATGCAGAGTCTTAGGCAGCTGCTCAGCTATCAGCCTCCTAACTACGGAAAGAATTTCCTGAACGGAGCCAAGTTCCTCCGGCTCTCATGATGAAATCTGCTTCTGGTCAAGAAATCCATTCCACAGTTTGTAGCCTGCTGCCTTGAGCCTATCACCAACTTTTTATCACAACATGCTTGCTGTGTGCTGTGATATGTGGCACTAGAAACACCGCAAAGCAAGAGCGCAACTTACAATCTCACAAAGCAGCCGTACTCGAAAATCCTGCCGCAACCTACAATACACTTGAAAAAGTTCTTACTGCAGAGCACTGGGATGTTGCCAGCGTAACAGACTTCATATTCGAGCAATTTCCTACATTCCTAGTGACAAATTCATAAATTTTCCACACGTTCTGCTAGTTTGACAAAGCAGGGGGTttatattattacatttaatgaGAAAGTCGAGCGGCACCAAGAACAAACTGCACACCTGTGGCACAGAGAGTGAATAACGCTGTGCATCATTCCTGCTCGCAGCTtgaagcagctcagtgtatcagcTCGCCGTCGCACATAAAACAGTTAAATCTGGAGAAAAATGTACCTAGTTTGTGCAAACGTGTTGGGTGGACATCCAGAGACTTGAGTGCACACGAGTATGTGGGGCCTTTAAGTTACAGGCGGCAGGAATCACCTCAAACACAAGGTAAACATGACAGctatcattgtcatcattaggtctgtttaaaaaaaatcgatttTCCAACTATGAATCGATTGTCATATTAATTCCTAAAGATCGATTCATATAACCAAagattgatttaaaaacattccACTGTGAACTTAAATGTGAGCCGGCATTACTAGCGCGTACTTGACTCTTTGCTGACAGGTACGCACAGTTAAATTTTTACGACTGCGTACACAGTGTCACACTATCAACTCATCAGCGACATTGAACTGTTTCATATGTGAgaccgagcttgatacactaagatgctccaagcaggcggttgCCAGGAcatgcagcatcacagtccctctctctgtgtgcacTGACAGatgtgcggtgggagcctgctggaaaagaaacagctctaCATGCTCAACTAGCTAagctaattaaacatttaaccaTCCATGTCAGTATACTTTATTTTGCTGTTCACATGAAGCAacccctgcctctcacccattgacagctggagataggcaccagcatccctcgcaaccccatgagggataagcgtgttgtaAAATGGAAAGGGGAGCATTAGATGATAATGTtgatatacattttattataatcCACTTTACATGTGGTTTACGTATCTCAAATTGTTACAATCAAGAGggtaaaaaaagacaaaactaaactagaattaaaaaaaaatcagaagtgATTAAAGTTAGGTTAAAGTCTTGAGCAGCAGGGAAGTTTACCCTTTATGAATATCTCTCTGGGATTTCATAAATACAGTCAATTGGAAATCCCCATTTGGTTTCAGGATAGGATTTTTCCTGTGGACGCTCTTTTTCTGACTTCTTTTGAGTTTACACTTATCCCAAGTTGTATTTTGGGATATACAAGTTTACATTCATACATGTCATGCTTGCCAGTAGAAAGGAGTTTATTacagcctgtttaaaaaaaatcaacaatatgATGAGAAtaacattaaagcaaaaagagCTTTGGTATCGGAAAAGTATCAGTATCTGCAGATAACCAAATTGTGGTATTGGAATCGGATCGGAAGTGAAAAAATGTGGATTAGTGCATCCCTAATCCCTAGTGCAAACCAAACCAGAGCAGTGCTCACTTCCCAGAGCCACCACCGAACTAAAATCATTAAGAACTATCTTTAGCATAAAGAATAACAAGTCCTGGAAGTGATGGGATTGGCCCCCACAGAGCCCCCTGATCTCAACATTGAGTGTCTGGGATTAGCTGCAGAGTCAGGAATTGAGGAAGGCGACATCCACCAAAGATCTGTGGTTCTCCAAGATGCATATAGAGCAACCCACCGGCTGAGTTCCTTCAAAAACTGTGATGGACTTAGAAGAATGGATACCGTCAAAATGGCAAAGGGTGGTCAcagcaaaaatgtatttgatttagatctctcctctctttttactgcattttgttagttgatgaaaataaaagcttaCCACTTCCGTTGTTGAAAGATTCTTagtttacagcatttttttcatACCCAGTAGtgtaaatgtcacaaatgcAGACCCTTCCTACACTGCTTTGTGGTAGGGGGGTAATAAACATGGGCTCTGAGATTACAACCCTTTGTTCTGATTTTGCACAGTGGTTACACTTTGAAATAGAATCCAAATCCCTACAAACCGATAGGGAAACAAGAAATACCACCTGATGTTTGATAAATGAATCTCTAAAGAGCACTGAAGGCACTATTAGCAGCGGTGTGCTTTTTCCTTTATGCTTAAAATCTTGGAATGATGCACATTCCTTGATTGTTGGAACACAAACTAGCCATAATATATTCCTTTCACTGCAAGGTTTACTGCAGTTGAAAGCTAAAGTCccatttaaagttaaatataacAGAAAATGAGAACTGTAGAATAGTTGAAACTTAATTATGTAACAATACTGTGAGCCTTATGGATGTGCAGCTGACCCATGTGTAGCAGCTGTGATGCATTCCGGTCCGTAATGGCATGGTAGCATCAGACACCTATTGAATCGTTGTCATTAAGTAAAGTAAAATGCGGTCCAACCTGCTGCTGCCTGATGAAGTAGCTGCTGAGTTTATAACCCTGTGATCAAAACAGAGCAAGAAGTTGCGAGAGGTGTTGCATTTGGCTTTGGGCACAGACCAGCCCTAGAACAGGTTCTGTGGAACAGTATTAAAAGTCCAGTTTTATTGAGCTGTGTTGCTTTAAGTCCTGTTTTCTACATGACtcgtgtttgtcttttttcttgtcAGATCTCCTTTTATTATGGTTTTGCTGTCACTTGGAAATGTCTTCTGGAGCGTAACGCCGATGACAGATCGAGGTATGGTCTCCTTTAATTAAGGATCCACAGACTTCCACCCCTGCATTCTGTTTCCAGTTACAAAAAAGAGGGGCTCCACACAGTGTGCACTTAGTTTAGAAGTTTGATTGTATTATTGAACAAATACACTTGGGCTTCTACACGTTTTTGACTAAGACCTAAATATAAAGGAAAGTAACTGTGGTTTATggcttttgtgtctgtgtgcgcAGAGTTATTGAGCAACAATTCAAAAACCTTTGTTATCCTGTTGTGCCATTAGACACTTTTGTTGTTCAATGTTTATTAAagaactctcggtctgttaggtattgtccagtgaatgtGAGCCCAAACAGCTGTTATAATCTCTGAATCAAGTGTGTATTGATTTGTCACCAGAAAGCGTCTGAGAGCACTAGAAGCTCTGCTGAATTTGACCCAAAAGACTCCCCTGGATGATCCACAGGCTGTGAAGCTCCAGGAGGACACGGAGAAGCTAAGATCCAAGTTTAGACAGGTACAACCTCCTTCTTTAACGGGCCTGAGCCTTATTTATACTGGACCCTGCTACCTATCCTCGGCTTGTAGAACTAAATCCATTGCAGTCAAATTATACTTTCTTTTCCTTCACTCTCCAGTGGGTTTTAATTCCCACATCTCTTTGGGAAACTTTCAATAAAGAAAGTTATTTTTGAGATTTCAGGGCTTATGTTTCAGGGTTTCTGTGCGgttgtaaaatgtaaatgaaatgaGCTCAAATTAAGGGCAGTAAAAGGAGGCAATAAACCGTGGATCACCAAGGACATTAAGGTCACCCTGAATGAGAAGAAGAgtgcgttcagagatggcaACTGTGATGAGGTGAGGAGAGTGCAGGGGGAACTCAAGCGTAAAATTAGGGAGGCTAAAGACAAGTACAGGAGAAAGCTGGAGAATAAACTCCAGACAAACAACATGAGGGATGTGTGGAGTGGGATGATTATTACTACGACAGGACCTGAGCTGATGTTAGATTCGATTGGTTCTGGCGTCCGATCGGCTGTGCGCATGTTATGTTGACACTAACAAGTAATTTCGTGCCTCACCATGGAAAGTTTTTACAACTTTTGCTCCATTTTCCTCTCTCGGAGCTCAGTCTTTCAGCCCACCTGTCTCCTCCTTCGTGTCCAATGCCCTACCATTCTGCTAGGGGGCCGACCCGCTAACAAGACTCCTCCTCTCCAAGAAGCTAATGACAtgttataaataattaaataactgTACATGTTCTCggttaatattattaaaattattagcCTAAATAGTGCCAGATCGCTTTTTTCCTGTCTTACCGTCGTCACTTCTTTCAGCTCTCCGTGACTGAGTCGCTCTGCACCACGGGAAAGAGCAATCTTCTGCCGCCTTGATAAACATCTGTGTTATTTAAAGCCACCAAATTTCTGACAATGGCAGCACTAAACACTCCCACAGAGTCGGGAAAACTAAGCGTCTACAAGCTGTGGAGCCTGTTCTGTTGGGGAAACGTGCAGCGGTCATCAGAGCAATAAGCGCTTACATTCTCCAGCTAGTTATCCCAGACAGAACTTTATCCCCTCACATCGGGAGCGCGTTTGCCTAACACAAATACGAGGATGGTCGCGTCAGCTTAAACTCCATTCATAAACATTGATGGTCAAAATAGCACGTTGTCAACAAGGGAACAACTCTATGATCATTTTCAGGAGTCCTACAATAATACAGTTTGCTCTGATTGTCGCACATCTCCAAATGTCTGTCTGCTGGAAACAAAATCCACCTTCATGAGTCTGAAATCAGATGAAAACAGATGGCTGCATTATTCTAGCAAAAGACACATGAATGAATCAGaaacggatctaaaaaaaaataagcactaGATAAAGTTACACTCTAAATCTGGATCTGCtagagtttaaaataattttaagagatttttattcaataaagaAGTAGGTAAGAGGTTTTCATAATATAACCCTGTATAAAGACACATGATGGCGAGAAACACCAAAGGAGACTGAAAGATGGATAAGTAAGAGAAAGATGGAGAGACAGAAGCGGTTTGCTCATATAAAGCTGTATCCTGAGAAAGACAACATTTCTTGGGGAAACACTGCTGTCAATCTCTCTTGTctatctctgtcttttttcctttcagattgtatttgttttttatgctgTCTGTAGCTGTATTTCCTCCCAATTCTCATTCTAACTTTCTGTgtacttttaaaatcttgcaAAAAAGAAATTGCCAATCAGATGTGTCCCTAGCAATTTTACTAGGCGACACAAAGTTTTGTCGTCATATGTTGACGTTATGCTATAACAAACAGAAGCTAGAGGTTACTATCTAAcacggaccacagatcagtaatggagcgaggTTTTAATTGAagtgttgctattttttttattttttatttttttgacggATGAGACTAAGAAATGTTCCAGTCTCTT contains:
- the lto1 gene encoding protein LTO1 homolog, yielding MAGRQGADDLFDSILFADERFRGEGYQEGFEKGTSRGLQNGRRHGASHGARLASEISFYYGFAVTWKCLLERNADDRSRKRLRALEALLNLTQKTPLDDPQAVKLQEDTEKLRSKFRQVCSMLNVPTDFKDYIKTAEGTSF